In Acidimicrobiales bacterium, the DNA window ACCGACTGGGGGCCGAACCCGAGGGTCGCGCAGTTCGGTTCTTACGGGGTGCTGCGGGTGCGCTACGGCAAGGCGTCGCCGGGCAGCCCGCCGCGGCAGCGGACGGTGTTGACAGTGATGGGCTGGGCGGCCGCGGCGGCCGGAGAGTGGGTGGACGAGATCCGCCCCGCCTATGGGGTGGGCACGGCCCGGATGCTGTGGCCGACCGAGCGGGGCGGGCGGATAAGCCCGGGGGCGATCGACGCCCGCTTCGCCGAGTACCGCGACGCGCTGGGCATGGACCCCGCACTGTCGCCGCACTGCCTCCGCCACTCGCACATCAGCCACCAACTGGAGGACGGAGCCGACCAGCTGTTCGTCCAGCAACAAGTAGGACATGTGTGGGCTTCGACGCTGGCCACGTACACCAAGGTGGGCAGCGACTACATGCAGGACGCCCTGACCCGGGCGCTGCGCCCGGCCTGGCACTCTTCGACCGAGATCAAGGAAGCGCAGTGAGGAGGAGACGATGAAGGCGAAACTGGGATATCGATGGAACCTGCGGCTGTTGATGGCCCAGGCGGGCATGTTCGCCACCAGCGATCTGGTGCCGCTGCTGGCCGAGCGGGGAGTGGTGCTGTCGGCCACCCAGGTGTACCGGCTGGTCACCCAGGACCCCGAACGACTGAACCTGCGCACCCTGATGGCCCTGTGCGACATCTTGGGCTGCACTCCCAACGACCTGATCGAACCGGTCGCCGCGCCCGCGAAGAATCGGGCCGTCGCTGCCGGCACCGAGGCGTCGGTGTCCGTGTTGAAGGGGCGCCGTCCCCGAAGAGCTGAGATCACCAAACCGTGACCGGCAGGCGCTGCGGGCGCTGCGGGCGGGCGGTGGCCGTTCGTGGCCGGCAGCGGATCTGCTCCAACTGCCAGTCCATCGCCAACAGCGCCCGCTGTGCCGCCTGTGGCGAGCTCCGCCGGGTCGGCGGCCGCGACCTCGAGGGGCAGCCCTGGTGCGAACGGTGCCGAAACCGTCTCCTCGGCCAGCGCGCCGACGAGGTTCGACGGCAGCTGATCGTCGAGGTGGTCACCGCGGCGGACCCGACACTCGGCGAGGATCGGGTGCGTCAGGTACTCACCGACACGGTGGCCACTTGCCGGTCCCTGCGACGACTGGCCGTGCATCTGGACGAGCACCCCGACGTGTTCGAAGTCGGCCCGACCAGTGTGCTGCCGATCTTGGACCGCTTCACCCGGGCGCTGATCGCGGCGGGCGCCGAAGGTATCACCACCATCCATCCGGTCTGCGACGATTGCGGGCGGCGGCGACCACGCCATACCCGCAGCAAAGACGGCGGGCTGTGCTCGGCGTGTTGGGCCCGGGCCAACAAGCAGACCTGCTCGGCTTGTGGCGTCTCTCGGCGTGTCGCGGCCAGGGACCGAGACGGCCGAGCCGTCTGTGACGCCTGCATGAGACAGCTCCGCCGCCGGCAACGCCTCGATGACCTGACCGAACAGATCGCCACGGTGTTGGCCGGCACCGTCGGGTCCCTGACCGGAGCGGAGGTCACCGCCGTGATCGAGGGCGTCGCCCCGACGGTGCCCGCCCGGGCCGGGCTCGTCGAATGCCTGCACGACGGCCCCCCGCTGAACGTCTCGGCCCGCAGGGCCGTGGTTGTCGCGCGGTTGCTCGCCGCCCTGCGGGCAGAAGGGGCGGCTGTCCCGGGGGCGATCTGCGCCGACTGTGACCAGCCTGCCGACCCGCTCACCGTCCATGGCGGTGTGGTCCGCTGCCAGGCTTGCGAACGCCGCCGCGACAACTGCCACCGGCGAGGCAGTGACGCCGAGGCGGAACAGGTGATCGTCGACGCCGTCACCGCCGCCGACCCATCCCTCGCTGATGGCCTGGTGCGCGGAGTGCTGGCCGATGCGGTGCCATCCCGGCGGGTGC includes these proteins:
- a CDS encoding helix-turn-helix transcriptional regulator, whose amino-acid sequence is MKAKLGYRWNLRLLMAQAGMFATSDLVPLLAERGVVLSATQVYRLVTQDPERLNLRTLMALCDILGCTPNDLIEPVAAPAKNRAVAAGTEASVSVLKGRRPRRAEITKP